The following proteins are encoded in a genomic region of Nakaseomyces glabratus chromosome J, complete sequence:
- the QNS1 gene encoding glutamine-dependent NAD(+) synthetase (CAGL0J10758g~Ortholog(s) have NAD+ synthase (glutamine-hydrolyzing) activity, glutaminase activity, role in NAD biosynthetic process and cytosol, nucleus localization) — translation MSHLVTLATCSLNQWALDFEGNRDRILESIRIAKERGARLRVGPELEISGYGCLDHFLENDVCLHSWEMYAQILKNPETHGLILDIGMPLLHKNVRYNCRLLSLDGKILFIRPKIWLANDGNYREMRFFTPWMKPGVVEELTLPPMIQKITGQKKVPFGDAVINTLDTCIGAETCEEVFTPQSPHIAMSLDGVEIITNSSGSHHELRKLNKRLELILNGTGRCGGVYLYANQKGCDGDRLYYDGCALIAINGKILAQGKQFSLDDVEVVTATVDLEEVRNHRANVMSRGLQSSLADLKYEHIDVEIELAPRGSRFNPKITPTKSRDVTYHTPEEEIALGPACWLWDYIRRCNGTGYFLPLSGGIDSCATAMIIHSMCRLVHKACHEGNDLVLKDIRRITRSPDDWIPENPQEIANKMFHTCFMGTENSSVETRSRSKQLAEKIGSYHVDLNMDGLVSSVVSLFEVATGRKPIFKIFGGSQIENLALQNIQARLRMVLAYLFAQLLPWVRGIPNSGGLLVLGSANVDECLRGYLTKYDCSSADVNPIGGISKTDLKGFIKYASEEYDMPILDEFLNATPTAELEPITKDYVQSDERDMGMTYEELSVFGYLRKVEKCGPYSMFLKLLHEWTPRLTPAQVAEKVKRFFFFYAINRHKQTVLTPSYHAEQYSPDDNRFDLRPFLINPRFPWASKKIDEVVKQCEGHSSEIDFMTID, via the coding sequence ATGTCTCATTTAGTTACGTTAGCTACATGCTCATTAAATCAATGGGCCCTTGACTTCGAAGGGAATAGGGACAGGATTTTGGAATCTATTAGAATTGCTAAGGAAAGAGGTGCTAGATTGAGAGTTGGTCCAGAGCTGGAGATTAGTGGTTACGGTTGTTTAGATCATTTCCTTGAAAATGACGTTTGCTTGCACTCTTGGGAGATGTATGctcaaattttaaaaaatccCGAAACCCATGGTTTAATTCTTGATATTGGTATGCCCCTACTGCACAAGAATGTCAGATACAATTGTCGTTTGTTGTCCTTGGATGGTAAGATACTCTTTATTAGACCAAAAATCTGGCTAGCAAATGATGGTAACTATAGAGAAATGCGGTTCTTTACACCTTGGATGAAACCTGGTGTTGTGGAGGAATTAACTTTACCTCCAATGATTCAAAAAATCACAGGGCAGAAAAAGGTTCCATTTGGTGATGCTGTGATTAACACATTGGATACATGTATTGGTGCTGAGACATGTGAGGAAGTTTTTACACCACAATCTCCTCATATTGCTATGTCTTTAGATGGTGTGGAAATTATTACCAATTCTTCGGGATCTCACCATGAACTACGTAAGTTAAACAAGAGACTAGAATTGATTTTAAATGGTACTGGTAGATGTGGAGGTGTTTATTTGTATGCAAATCAAAAGGGTTGCGATGGTGATAGACTATACTACGATGGTTGTGCGCTGATAGCAATAAATGGTAAGATTTTAGCTCAAGGAAAGCAGTTCTCTCTGGATGATGTAGAGGTTGTTACTGCTACAGTTGACTTGGAAGAAGTTAGAAATCATAGAGCTAATGTCATGTCAAGAGGGTTACAATCTTCGCTAGCGGACTTAAAGTATGAGCATATAGATGTGGAGATTGAATTGGCTCCAAGAGGTTCGAGGTTTAATCCGAAGATTACCCCAACCAAAAGTAGAGATGTCACATATCATACTCcggaagaagaaattgcaCTTGGTCCAGCTTGTTGGTTGTGGGATTATATTAGACGTTGTAATGGTACAGGTTACTTCTTACCTCTTTCCGGTGGTATTGATTCATGTGCCACAGCCATGATTATTCACTCTATGTGCAGATTGGTTCATAAGGCTTGTCATGAAGGAAATGATCTGGTACTTAAGGATATCAGGAGAATTACGCGTAGTCCGGATGACTGGATCCCTGAGAACCCTCAAGAGATAGCTAACAAAATGTTTCATACTTGCTTTATGGGTACCGAAAACTCATCAGTTGAGACCAGATCTAGAAGCAAGCAACTTGCTGAGAAGATTGGGTCTTATCATGTTGATCTGAATATGGATGGTCTTGTGTCAAGTGTTGTGtcattatttgaagttGCGACAGGTAGGAAGCCCattttcaagatatttGGTGGGTCCCAGATTGAGAATTTAGCTTTGCAGAATATACAAGCTCGTCTAAGAATGGTCTTGGCGTATCTTTTTGCACAACTATTGCCTTGGGTACGCGGTATTCCTAACTCAGGGGGGCTTCTTGTGCTGGGAAGCGCTAATGTTGATGAATGTTTGCGCGGGTATCTGACGAAGTACGACTGTTCATCTGCTGATGTTAATCCAATTGGTGGTATATCAAAGACTGATTTGAAAGGTTTCATAAAATATGCCTCTGAGGAGTATGATATGCCAATTCTTGATGAATTTTTGAACGCAACCCCTACAGCTGAATTAGAGCCAATAACCAAGGATTATGTTCAATCAGATGAAAGGGATATGGGTATGACATATGAAGAATTGAGTGTATTTGGGTACTTGAGAAAAGTAGAAAAATGTGGCCCATATTCcatgttcttgaaattgttgCATGAATGGACACCTAGATTGACTCCTGCCCAAGTAGCAGAGAAGGTGAAgcgtttcttttttttctatgCCATTAATAGACACAAACAAACTGTTTTGACACCAAGCTATCATGCTGAACAATACTCCCCAGATGATAACAGATTTGATTTAAGAccatttttaattaatcCACGTTTCCCATGGGCCTCTAAGAAAATCGATGAAGTTGTCAAACAATGTGAAGGCCACTCTTCCGAAATTGATTTTATGACGATTGACTAA
- a CDS encoding uncharacterized protein (CAGL0J10714g~Protein of unknown function) produces MNTDLIGLAIEEEPEYIDIGLRESQAYQPEMNPTLKKSLSQNALNTIKRRNSTNSLHRTLSQSSCFSTSSSATAQIRDDSYKEFLLFLIGEENAKICWENLPRETKNVFIAKALKKSNYLKSESTLKDPSLSEILKDGRIPTKNSFFYYRNRVTPHIRNSEREHDAIAISKKASGFYNNELSESERQRLKLDAKKEYDKFLIQRRKVAEQFIDTYDKADDCDLVYQQLKEYKSQLPLEESLTKLTEAVERLSSQVSNTPATPIEKIPTTTVSKPKLTATNKLSNDRNAPIMQSLYGRFIGKFKRKKKPAASTLIYRKPVEKCA; encoded by the coding sequence ATGAATACCGACCTAATTGGGCTTGCCATAGAGGAAGAGCCAGAATATATAGATATTGGGCTTAGGGAGAGTCAAGCATACCAACCCGAGATGAACCCGACTCTTAAGAAATCATTATCACAGAATGCCTTGAATACAATCAAGCGTAGGAATTCTACGAATAGTTTGCACAGAACTTTATCACAGAGTAGTTGCTTTAGTACTTCATCTAGTGCCACTGCTCAGATTAGAGATGACTCTTACAAAGAGTTCTTGCTATTTCTAATAGGCGAGGAGAACGCTAAGATATGTTGGGAGAATCTTCCAAGGGAAACCAAGAATGTGTTCATAGCTAAAGCATTGAAGAAATCCAACTATTTAAAGAGTGAATCCACTTTGAAAGATCCATCGTTATCTGAAATCTTAAAAGATGGTAGAATTCCTACCAAGAacagttttttttactaTCGAAACAGAGTTACACCACATATTCGTAATTCTGAGCGTGAACACGATGCAATTGCTATCTCCAAGAAAGCAAGTGGATTTTATAACAACGAGTTATCAGAATCTGAGAGGCAGCGGTTAAAACTGGatgcaaagaaagaatatgatAAATTCCTTATCCAAAGACGTAAGGTTGCAGAACAGTTCATAGATACTTACGACAAAGCCGATGATTGTGATCTAGTATACCAACAGCTGAAAGAGTATAAGTCGCAATTACCACTAGAAGAGTCCCTAACAAAATTAACAGAAGCAGTTGAAAGATTGAGCTCCCAGGTTTCCAACACTCCTGCCACTCCTATCGAAAAGATACCAACAACCACCGTCTCGAAACCTAAGCTAACAGCAACTAACAAACTATCCAATGATAGAAATGCACCAATTATGCAATCGCTTTACGGGAGATTCATTGGCAAATttaagagaaagaagaaacctGCTGCCTCAACTCTTATATATAGGAAACCGGTCGAGAAATGCGCTTAA
- the PTC7 gene encoding type 2C protein phosphatase PTC7 (CAGL0J10692g~Ortholog(s) have protein serine/threonine phosphatase activity, role in protein dephosphorylation and mitochondrion, nuclear envelope localization) produces MYSAGVRVVNPWVLTKKSGTLYNRVFGNCSRRLFFSGGKSWYWNGNNGSATTDHTGGNSFVYKTAVAYQPKDREDVIYQKLKESLQSLTGEDNYFIQANAANDVYAGVADGVGGWAEHGYDSSAISRELCKALKEMAATLHKPLTPKQLLDNAYAKIKIDKIVKVGGTTANVAHLSSDGRLDVTNLGDSWCAVFRDSKLVFQTEPQTLGFNTPYQLAIIPDEIQQAAAKNGNRYIQNQPSDADEYNFQLSKGDIVILATDGVTDNIAIEDLELFLRDNNDQLNENLQKTADELVKKVVKISKDPEFPSVFAQEISRLTGKLYKGGKEDDITMVVVKVE; encoded by the exons ATGTACAGCGCTGGAGTACGGGTGGTTAATCCCTGGGTTCTGACTAAGA AATCTGGTACCTTATATAACCGTGTGTTTGGGAACTGTTCCAGGAGGTTATTCTTTTCTGGTGGTAAGAGTTGGTATTGGAACGGTAACAATGGTAGTGCTACCACTGATCACACTGGTGGTAATTCATTTGTGTACAAGACAGCTGTTGCTTACCAGCCAAAGGATCGTGAAGATGtcatttatcaaaaattaaaggAGTCTCTGCAATCATTGACAGGAGAAGATAATTACTTCATACAGGCTAATGCAGCCAATGATGTCTACGCTGGTGTAGCAGATGGTGTCGGTGGCTGGGCTGAGCATGGTTATGATTCAAGTGCCATATCTAGAGAACTTTGTAAAGCCTTGAAAGAAATGGCAGCTACTTTACACAAGCCACTTACGCCAAAACAACTATTGGACAATGCATATgccaaaattaaaattgataAGATCGTTAAAGTTGGTGGTACAACGGCTAATGTAGCACACTTGTCAAGCGATGGTAGGTTAGACGTTACTAATTTGGGAGATTCATGGTGTGCTGTGTTCAGAGACTCTAAATTGGTGTTTCAAACAGAGCCTCAAACATTGGGGTTCAATACACCATACCAATTAGCAATTATTCCTGATGAAATTCAACAAGCTGCGGCAAAAAATGGTAACCGCTATATTCAGAACCAGCCATCTGATGCTGATGAATACAATTTTCAATTGAGTAAGGGTGATATTGTGATTTTGGCAACAGATGGTGTAACTGACAATATTGCCATCGAAGATTTAGAATTATTCTTGAGGGACAATAATGATCAACTAAATGAGAACCTTCAGAAGACTGCTGATGAGCTAGTAAAGAAAGTTGTCAAAATTAGTAAAGATCCAGAATTCCCAAGCGTCTTTGCACAAGAAATTAGTAGATTGACTGGTAAGTTATACAAAGGTGGTAAGGAGGATGACATTACAATGGTTGTTGTGAAAGTAgagtaa
- the NMD2 gene encoding Nmd2p (CAGL0J10670g~Ortholog(s) have role in DNA recombination, nuclear-transcribed mRNA catabolic process, 3'-5' exonucleolytic nonsense-mediated decay and cytosol, polysome localization), translating into MNDERRNELYLLNSKAWLGEDVYPLKTMKLDSSIKRNTGFIKKLRKGFTKENKPSLIKDLGEVSFQKYLSEIVSTTNEALTNVQSKNEEVETAVEVVSGLHQRFNVAFTEPLSLAFLQNFNFKNIDPTITKDEMAFSAKLKNNLRVFTELYLVNVFANLDEMTDKELPSFLMKKGQKKEPILLSILKEALNYNFKTGHSSIVAIYFAKKFPEFFSTDDQSTQSVPLNKDIKESVVSIYRLFFGALSTNASKLQTQVNKLIKEHHKCQIRTGKASDEYLEKYEEISPIFERFKSSTLFLSQYLDVEAPQFEIIDINGSQHEQKEDIITNKILPPSQRLWENDETRKLYEVLPDISDIVKEHSQSNKDPKPETLNSFFTELQNIESKGHLDDLVRKYWSLNLNNKATRNRIIKFFIETVDWSKISLYARFFAINAPYMKETVDEFIQYLDNGFRSQLHNTKFNIKNVIFFGEMVKFSLIPQFMVFHKIRTLIINMNITNNVEILTILFENCGKFLLNKAEYKDEMDKLVDRLKSRRTDHSLNMNTKASIEMLLRILFPPSTKSLNTEVVQLTPEENFYTVLLRSELGNIGFKDTVRLIRKAHWKDPNTEKLFFTLFTEPEKVSYQNIPILTQVLSGLYSFNRNFAIMCIDQVLENIENGLESNTYAENTSRIANIRYLVEIFNYEMMKSNVLMDTMHHIVKYGHPNGQPNPFKLNPNDLPNNYFRIHLIVTILSNIRRTPSSLTSSLQLLLRFFEYYIFTKEFPLPKETEYAVNNLFEKLSTLIEKKDKTKFTRSANLLESLQKFQEYLVLTKRSTTENQKGTDTSTLKTDLLEDGPAQDLDDDIGQENDEGLEMIEEFEIIEDDGESYEENNLDTEVNTGSISSDESGTDLESDSELESADEDDSDDSMDSDSDSESDSDSGSEDEEDEFDAVLDGEDTPFRNYEDERESEQQRIFDEYKKQLQTEEEIKAQAELDKQFDLMMSESLEARKSETSTNDRGLLMVHPSGTKLKDSLNEFNTPEKRPKEKVAFAFLTKTGRKTQSRVVNLSRDIKFVSNVVEEGKKLETEREKIKNIVLNRQFD; encoded by the coding sequence TCCAAAAATATCTATCGGAAATTGTGAGTACAACTAATGAAGCACTGACAAATGTTCAAAGTAAGAACGAAGAGGTAGAAACTGCAGTTGAAGTGGTAAGTGGCCTACATCAAAGGTTCAATGTTGCATTTACAGAACCTTTGTCATTGGCATTTttacaaaatttcaatttcaaaaatattgatccaacaataacaaaagaTGAAATGGCATTTTCAGCCAAGTTGAAGAATAATTTGAGAGTATTCACAGAACTTTATCTTGTCAATGTTTTTGCAAACTTAGACGAAATGACTGATAAAGAACTGCCATCCtttttgatgaagaaaggacaaaaaaaagagccaatattattatcaattttaaaGGAAGCATTGAACtataatttcaaaacaggccattcttcaattgttgCGATCTACtttgccaaaaaatttCCTGAATTCTTTTCAACTGACGATCAGAGTACCCAATCGGTACCATTGAATAAAGATATCAAAGAAAGCGTGGTTTCAATATATAGACTATTTTTTGGGGCATTGAGCACCAATGCTTCAAAATTACAAACACAGGTCAATAAATTAATCAAAGAGCACCATAAATGCCAAATTAGAACAGGTAAAGCATCTGACGAATACTTGgaaaaatatgaagaaatatcaccaatatttgaaagattCAAATCTTCAACATTATTCTTGAGTCAATATCTCGATGTCGAAGCTCCTCAATTTGAGATAATCGATATAAACGGGTCTCAACATGAGCAAAAAGAGGATATTATTACCAATAAGATCCTTCCACCATCCCAAAGACTATGGGAAAACGATGAGACGAGAAAGTTATACGAAGTGCTGCCTGATATCAGTGACATTGTAAAAGAACATTCTCAATCGAACAAGGACCCAAAACCTGAAACTCTAAACTCGTTTTTTACTGAATTACAGAACATAGAATCTAAAGGTCATTTAGATGACTTAGTCCGTAAGTACTGGTCACTGAATTTGAACAACAAGGCAACTCGAAACAGAATAATCAAGTTTTTTATCGAAACCGTTGATTGGAGTAAAATTAGCTTATATGCAAGATTTTTTGCAATCAATGCTCCCTATATGAAGGAAACGGTTGATGAATTCATACAATATCTTGATAATGGTTTCAGAAGTCAACTACACAACACAAAATtcaatattaaaaatgttatatttttcgGTGAAATGGTAAAATTCTCATTAATACCTCAATTTATGGTATTTCACAAAATAAGAACGCTTATTATCAACATGAATATTACTAATAACGTGGAAATATTAACAAtactttttgaaaattgtGGTAAATTCTTATTAAACAAGGCTGAATATAAAGATGAAATGGACAAACTAGTTGATAGACTAAAATCTAGAAGAACAGATCATAGCCTTAATATGAACACTAAAGCTTCCATTGAAATGTTGCTAAGAATTTTGTTTCCACCTTCAACTAAGTCATTGAATACAGAAGTTGTTCAGCTTACTCCAGAAGAGAACTTCTACACAGTGCTATTACGAAGTGAACTTGGCAACATAGGTTTCAAAGATACAGTAAGGCTCATTAGGAAAGCACATTGGAAAGACCCTAACACAGAAAAGCTGTTTTTTACTCTTTTTACAGAACCTGAAAAGGTTAGCTACCAAAATATCCCTATTTTAACTCAAGTTCTAAGTGGACTATACAGCTTTAATAGGAATTTTGCAATAATGTGTATCGATCAGGTTTTAGAAAATATCGAGAATGGACTTGAATCTAATACTTATGCTGAAAATACTAGTCGTATTGCTAACATAAGATATCTGGTagaaatttttaattacGAAATGATGAAATCGAATGTACTAATGGACACCATGCATCACATAGTTAAATATGGCCATCCAAATGGTCAACCGAATCCATTTAAGTTGAATCCTAACGATTTGCCTAATAACTACTTTAGAATTCATCTAATCGTGAcaattttatcaaatataagAAGAACACCCAGTTCCCTAACATCTAGTTTACAATTGTTGCTAAGGTTTTTTGAGTATTACATTTTTACTAAGGAGTTCCCATTACCAAAAGAAACCGAGTATGCCGTAAATAATCTATTTGAAAAGCTTTCCACATTGATtgagaagaaagataaaacGAAATTTACAAGATCAGCAAACCTACTCGAGAGTTTACAAAAATTCCAAGAATATCTCGTGCTAACAAAACGTTCAACAacagaaaatcaaaaggGAACGGACACTAGTACTCTTAAAACGGACTTGCTTGAAGATGGTCCTGCTCAAGATttagatgatgatattggGCAAGAAAACGATGAGGGCCTTGAAATGATTGAAGAGTTTGAGATTATCGAAGACGATGGGGAAAGTTAcgaagaaaataatttagATACTGAAGTGAATACTGGATCAATTAGTAGCGATGAAAGCGGAACAGATTTAGAAAGTGACTCAGAATTAGAGTCAGcggatgaagatgattcTGATGACTCCATGGACTCAGATTCAGATTCAGAATCCGACTCCGATTCAGGttcagaagatgaagaggatGAATTTGATGCTGTTCTGGATGGTGAGGATACGCCTTTCAGGAATTACGAAGATGAGAGAGAATCAGAGCaacaaagaatatttgatgAATACAAGAAGCAGCTTCAAACAGAGGAAGAAATTAAAGCACAGGCAGAACTGGATAAACAATTTGATCTAATGATGAGTGAGTCGTTAGAAGCAAGAAAGTCAGAAACATCTACAAATGACAGAGGCCTACTAATGGTACATCCATCAGGAACAAAACTGAAAGACTCATTGAATGAATTTAATACCCCAGAGAAGCGACCAAAGGAAAAAGTAGCATTCGCATTTTTGACCAAGACAGGTAGAAAGACACAATCCAGGGTGGTGAACTTATCTAGAGATATCAAATTTGTATCCAATGTTGTTGAGGAAGGTAAAAAGTTAGAAactgaaagagaaaagataaagaatattGTCTTGAATAGGCAATTCGACTAA
- the PPE1 gene encoding phosphoprotein phosphatase methylesterase 1 (CAGL0J10736g~Ortholog(s) have carboxylic ester hydrolase activity, structural constituent of ribosome activity, role in C-terminal protein demethylation and cytosol, mitochondrial small ribosomal subunit, nucleus localization): MGDDLKRKILLHNLSSNNPILEKLKGGQEPNSNEEGSDSIGDLPSLKNDYKRQDNNSTNCTYIPPSQWNTYFRSNEHIKVQSRNIEFNTYYTVPSSILGPSLPVFIFHHGAGSSGLSFANLARNLGDQLNNNCCCLSFDARGHGGTKFIDAKQAQNYFRDDFVDDFHTLVEYFVSEKLKHLPTEKLSIIFIGHSLGGSICTFTYSKLSIELKKQVIGVAMFDIVEEAATLALEKVNHFLQVTPNMFSGYEEAIDWHVSHELSRLRESADIAIPALFKSTESGKVVRITNLETFRPFWRTWFSDLSKSFVSLPTCKLLILAGNDNLDRELIIGQMQGKYQLVVFQDSGHFIQEDTPRKTALTLVDFWKRNDNKNVVIKSNWGSSNKV, from the coding sequence ATGGGTGATGatctaaaaagaaagatacTCTTGCACAATTTAAGCAGTAACAATCCTATTCTAGAGAAGTTAAAGGGTGGCCAGGAGCCAAACAGTAATGAAGAAGGTTCTGATTCTATAGGTGACTTACCATCATTGAAAAACGATTATAAAAGACAAGATAACAACTCTACCAACTGTACTTACATCCCTCCTTCCCAATGGAATACATACTTTCGAAGTAACGAACATATTAAGGTGCAAAGCAGAAACATTGAGTTCAATACATACTACACAGTACCCTCGTCGATATTAGGTCCATCTTTGCCAGTTTTTATATTCCACCATGGTGCTGGTTCATCAGGTCTTTCATTTGCTAACCTGGCTAGAAACTTAGGAGATCAATTGAATAATAATTGCTGTTGTCTTAGTTTCGATGCTAGGGGCCATGGCGGCACAAAGTTTATAGATGCAAAACAGGCTCAAAATTACTTCAGAGATGACTTTGTGGATGACTTTCACACATTAGTGgaatattttgtttctgagaaattgaaacatCTACCAACAGAGAAACtatctattattttcattggTCATTCACTAGGAGGAAGCATTTGCACTTTTACTTATTCAAAGCTCAGTATTGAACTAAAGAAGCAAGTAATAGGTGTAGCTATGTTTGATATAGTTGAAGAGGCTGCAACATTGGCGTTGGAGAAAGTTAATCATTTTCTCCAGGTTACTCCGAATATGTTTAGTGGTTACGAAGAAGCCATTGATTGGCATGTAAGCCATGAACTATCAAGACTAAGAGAAAGTGCAGATATTGCAATTCCAGCGTTATTTAAATCAACAGAGTCCGGTAAAGTGGTAAGGATTACAAACCTAGAAACTTTTCGACCATTTTGGAGGACATGGTTTAGCGATCTCTCGAAATCGTTTGTATCACTACCAACATGCAAATTGCTTATATTGGCAGGTAACGATAACCTTGATAGAGAACTAATAATCGGACAAATGCAGGGAAAGTATCAATTGGTTGTGTTTCAGGATTCTGGTCATTTTATTCAGGAAGATACGCCACGAAAGACTGCATTAACTTTGGTTGATTTTTGGAAACGAAACGACAATAAAAACGTAGTAATAAAGTCAAATTGGGGCTCATCAAATAAGGtgtga